The sequence below is a genomic window from Theobroma cacao cultivar B97-61/B2 chromosome 6, Criollo_cocoa_genome_V2, whole genome shotgun sequence.
agaatattataattttaggcttgtttgatttccTTTCTATCCAATTATCttgttgttttaatttttaattagattagttttagttgactaatttttagtttatttagaattcatattttaattgcttgaataaaattaaattattctaattttagtactttgtaaaattttagatcaatttttTGTGGAATTGATTATGCTTACAGTTATATTATCTTttcgatatgtatacttgcataaataaaaatttaactgaCACTGACCTTGAAAATAATAGAATATACCATACGTGACTTTAgattgatttcaaaatttaagttataattttattatttcggATAAATTGTATGTAGTCTTTTTCAGGGCTCTTTACCTTGACAACAGCTCCAAATCCACCTTGACCAAGCTTATTTGCATCCGAAAAGTTATTTGTCGCAACCCGAACAATGACAAAGTCGAATTGCAAGGACTCAGCCCTAATACTGTTTGAAAAAAGCCCATCGTTGAGTTATTTGTTGCATACTTGCCAAGAGAACCCGCAACTGCGGCTTGATTGCTCAAATTATTCAACAAGTCAATCAATGCATGATTGAACTTATCAGTATTGTTTGCATTTTGTATGTTGTAAAAACAAGCGCCACGAGCGACTTgcatttttccaaaaaatgtCTCGGTTGGCGTAACGCAGCATGCAATATCCAGACCATCCAATTTTCCAAGCACCTCATTCgataaaaaaacagaaaaaaaaaattgttacagGTTATCAACATTTTTATCGGGGGTTGGAGTTTTTTGGCTCTTTTTAGCACTAATGTTTTATTGTCCACATGGGTTGCTTATGGTTGCTCTTGTGATTTGTGTTTTTGATGGCATGAGTTGTGGTTTGATGTTTCGCTCCCTTTGGGTTGCATTTTTGTAGCCCATGTGCCCGGGCATTCCTGATGCCTTTTTAATTTGGGCTGTTTTGTCAAGACTGTGCTTTGGTTTTTTGTGGTGTCTGCCGGATGCAGAGGAGGGTTGGGGTTGGCTTGCTCCAAGTTTTCGGTCTCTTTTCTACTTTGCCTTTGTCGTTGGTTGGGAGCCTTTTGTAGGGGTGGTGAAAAGGGCAACATTGaggaattttaaggaaaaCTTCATGGGGTAGGGCTATGAAGCGGTTGGGTGTCAAATTGAGGAGTGCCAAGGCTGTTTTTTGAtggcttttttgtttttagtccTGTTTGGGAGGTTCGTCTTGGCGATGGCTTTTGGGATGGGTGCTTTGTGGTTTTTCTCTTAAGGAGTTGTTGGATCTCCCTTGGTTGGTGGCTGAATAGCTACTTTGATGGGCAAAGCTTTCTGGTGGGGAGTTGTTTCTCTTGATGACTTATTATGCTTTACGTGGGTTGTGAAAGAATGCTGCTTTTGATGGGTTGTCAACAGTCTCAGGCTATTTTTGTGCGATTGTTTTGGGGCTCTTTTGATGTTTGAGTCTGATCGATTAGTTTTTCCAATGGCTTTGCCTTGTTGAAATATTAGTGGTGGAGATTTGTTAACTATTAAGGCTTTTTTCATGtgcttcttgtttctttttgactCGAGAGGACACAATAAGTGCTTGTCCTTTGATGCGACCAAAATTTTTGATGGGGTATGCAAGGCTGATGCAAAAGTCTTTGCGATCTCCGAAAGTTGACACTTGAGAGGGTTATGGCTCTTGGCTTCATTTTTGTATTGTCTCTAGATGTGTTTCTTTGGTTCTTCCGCTTGGTTTAATGTTGAGTTTTAGGTTGACTAAAATtctaaatcttatttgattaagaTTTTTTGTTTGTGTACAACATTAAGTAATTGTatgattttaaacttcttattccACATTGAGTCCTAATCACATTTCAATTTGAacttttatagtataaaagtGGATCTTTAAGCTTTAGAATTGTAAGTAGTGCTTTGAGAGCTCTAGAGAGGGAACACTTTGTAACTCTGTCTTTTGCTCGAGGTGGAGCTAGAGTAGTTTGGGTGAGTGTTCTTGAGAGGTTATTAAGAAAGAGTGTGCAAGGGATCTTGGGTTGGTTTAGAGAGCCATaaagattaatttattatactttaaattctcaataatAGAAGAACAGTTTCATTCCATGGACGTAGGCAAAAGGGCGAACAACgtaaattcttatgtttttctatttgcttgatttttctaggttttatctttgttgattATTAGCCAATTTCTATAACAAACTGGTATCAAAGCTTCGGGTTCAGTAAATTCAAGATTCAACAAGGATGTCAAAAGTTACTAGTTCTACGAATTTTTCAATTGAGAAGTTTGATGAGAAGACTTGTTTCACACAGTGGCAGAGAAGGATAAAAGATCTCTCTGTGCAGCAAGGTTTAATGCACCCCTTACTAAGAAAGGAGGAAGGGCAACCAGATGACATGGAGGATGTTGAATGGGCAGAGTTGGAGCAAAGATGTGCGAGCACTATTCGGCTTTACATTGGAGATAACGTGTTTAACCATGTTATTGATAAGGATTTTACTCCAAGATTGTGGACAAAGTTAAAGAAGATTTACTTGGCGAAAAGTCTTTCCAACAAGTTGTAGCTTAGGTGAAAGTTGTATAGCTTAAAGATGGAAGAGAATGGAGACCTtatgaagcatatgaatgaATTTGATGGGATCATTGATCAGTTGAAAAATGTTGATGTGAAGGtggaggaaaaggaaaagacatTGTTGTTCCTGGCTTCACTTCTAGACTCCTATGAGGTATTTGTGGAATCTCTTATATGTGGAATGGATACAATAACATTAAAACAGGCATAAGCAACGTTAATGTCTCAAGAAGCCCGAAAGAAAAGTAAGGAAGGGGATAGAGATCCAAGTGGCTTAGCATTGGTAACTGAGATTCATAGGAGGAAGTCAACCGATAAGAGATCTAAGAGTGGCAAGTCTAGATCAAACAATATTCAATGCTTTCAATGCAAAGGGTATAAACATATTAAAAGGGATTGTTCTACAAAAGGGGATGAAAGTAACGAGAACAAAGGTGAGTGTGCTTTCGTTGTTAAAGGTGATGATTGTGATGTCCTACAATCTCAGAAAATATGGATGCAAATTCTGATTGGTATTTAGATTCTGCTTCTGCCACTCACATATGTTATCAAAaagattgttttgatttacttCAAGAAAGGGTGGCTGAGAATTTGACTTTGAGTAACAAGTCAATAGTGAAGGTCATGGGTCTTAAAATGgtgaaaatcaaaatgtttgatggGGTTATGTGCTCTTTGAGTGGTGTGGCTTATGTCCCAAAGATGCGAAAGAATTTAATATCATTGAGTCTGTTAGACTTCAAAGGGTATGGATATTCTGCTTGTGATGGAGTGGTAAAAGTCACACAAGGCGACATGGTCCTAATGAGGGGAAATTTGCATAATGGCTTATATCATCTAGAATGTGAGGCCTCGAAAGGATGGAAACATTGCACAGGAGATGGTAGCTACCAAAGTGAGATTTCATTTGCCGAGGAGGTGATGAAAGATTCCCATGGTGTAGACGATGGTGAAAGGACGAAAAATCTTGCTAGTAGTGAATTGGAAGGGTTTTCAAGGTCCCTTTCCAAAAACAATTAGTGCCATTGACTTGACGACTACATAGGTGCATTGGTCGTTTTGTGGAATTAAGTGTTAGACCATGCTTGATTCAGTATGTGTAGTCGTGGTAATTATAAAGGCCAATGATTTGGAAAGTCTTATGCTTGGAGAGTTGTTCAAGGTATTGGAAAGTAGGTGGAGTTAAGAAGTTGCAATTAGGTGCCACTGGTGGAAGAGGTTTAAGGAGTTTGAATTCAAGTCAAAGGTGGAGAtttgttgagttttaggttgactagaattctagatcttatttgattaagaTTTTTTGTTTGTGTAGAACATTGAGTAATTGTATGGTTTTTAACTTATTATTTCACATCGAGTCctaatcacattttattttaaacttttatagtataaaagtGGATCTCTAGGCTTTAGAATTTTAAGTAGTGCTTTAAGAGCTCTAAAGAGAAAACACCTTGTAACTCTGTATTTTGCTGTAGGTGGAGTTAAAGTGGTTTGGATGAGTGTTCTTGGGAGGTTATTGAGAAAGAGTGTGCAAAGGATCTTGGGTTGGTTTGGAAAACCATAAAAGtcaatttattgtactttaaattctcaataatAGAATAACAGTTTCACTCCGTGGACGTAGATAAAAGGCCAAACCacgtaattttttttgtttttctatttgcttgatttctctgggttttatctttgttgattcttggACAATTTCCATAACATTTAGTTTTTTGGATTTTGTTCTTGTTTATCTTCTGctgtgtttttctttttgttcagACATAGCATCACTTCAGTTAGGCTTGTTGCGATGCATCCTTAGTTATGAGCATCTAcaacttctcttttcttttgttggaTCAGCCACAAATTTTTTATGAGTGGTAGCTTTTAGGTTCTTCTACAGTTTCTCTTCCCAAACCGAGTTTTAATACCATGAGAGTCTTTGGCCAACTAGGTGAGAGACTTTACATGGCATCCTAGTTTTGAgattaataaaatcatttttcaaaaaaacaaaggacAACGTTGCCTGAGCTTAAATACGGTGTGATTAAGGCAATTGTTGCAATCATCTTGGTTTCTATCCCCCATGAAAAGTGCAATTGCGTTGACGTCGTTGGGGGTTTCACCAGTAGACAGATTATAAAAGCCATAATTGAATTCTATTAGAAAGGTGACTTGAGAGAAGATGCTTTTGAAGTTGGCCTGGTAAGTGTTGTTTGTGGTGCAGTTACCTGTTGAGTTTACGCAATGATATTGAAAGGATCGATTGCCCCGATGGTGAATGTAGCAAGGAATATCACTGCCGAATACAAAAAGAGAAGCAGTCCTGAAAACCCCATTGCCATTAAGGGTACAACTTTTTAGCAAAATAGAatcaaatatgaattttggtACATATACTCACACAGCTCACTAGGTCCTCTACACTCTACTTGTTATGAcagtaattatttttttttttgatcatttataattgtcaaaattatcacaccaaaactaaatatatttgacttaattttGAGAATTGTCCGTGCATAACATATTCTGGTATTATATATCCACTGAGTATATGTAAAAATTTCTTATGTAATTCTTATGATCTAAGGTTTTCTTATTGAtagaaaagaagcaaaatcTTTGTTTGGGGGTTCATATAGTTTCTGAAGTATATAGTATTGAAATTTTTGCATAAAACAAACAATTCAAAATTGAATAGAATATTTGATACTTATTAGGTCCGTATGATTTTGTTGGTATTGCCTTGTGTCTCATCACATACAAACAACcttgtcatttcaaaatctataattttaaGAGTCATATATGCAtctaacaaaatattatttgttttaaaatcaCAATAAATTATTCTCAATGGAAAATCTTCATAAAGGTAAAGGAGCCACGATCAATGCCTTTTATGATTTTGTAATATCTTTCCCAATTTAATTGTTCACGTTTGACTTGATCTATAGTGTATATCTTAACAcaagtttcaaattaaatattatgattttCACTTTGATTGAGAAAGTCAAAGAGAGGCCTTAACAAAGGCGTCTCTTTGACTATTCTCCTGTCActatccttttttttcttctttgttgcATAGCGTTTAACTCTATGTTTGGAAAATCAATTACAATAGAATTTTATTCTCTTGCAAATATTATCATCATGTTTGGAAAACATCAAATAATTAACAGCAATAAAATCATGGAATTGAAATGAACTTTGTAAGATTTGATGGAAACTCATTTATTAAACACGCAACGAagttaaaaaatcttttatgaaataaaaaaaaagtataattgTTACATATCAATCTTATTTACATGTTCAAGATCTTACCGTTCTTTGATGaagttttaaagaaatttatttccggaaaaaaaatgatacacTTGAAGAACAGGGAAAAAATGATAGAAAAGCTGTATATTCGAAAATCATAAGCAACCCAAGAATAACGGTtgcattttcatttatatactCTCCAAAATGTTGTGAATTCATTAGATCCAATCTTGGTAGATTAAATCGAGGTGAGTCAGCTAAGCACAGAAAacaatgtttttgtttttttgcaaTGCCAACGATAACAAACACAGACTAACTGTTAAAGCCTCCAACAGAAGGACCCCAAAACGACAGCCCTAATGTGCGTATAAGAAAAAGTAAAGTAACAAGACCCAAACGACACAAGAAGGTATCTTACAACTTTAaacaagaaataagaaaaCGGCAAATGTATCCACCGTTTTACTACACCTAGCATAAGTCGGTAAAACAACATAACAACTTAACGTTTCGACACAAAACTTTGAAACGTAAAGAAAACGACAGCGTGCGATGAGccccttcttcttttttttttttcggaGAATGATGCGCCCCTTCTTCAATCTTTAACTTTCTGTTGGTTCCCGCCTAACCTTCAACCAGATTAGGAATCAGTTCttcaacatttttaattttaattataaatgaaagagaaagatGTCTTTTAGCAGAAAGGCGATAGATTCTTTACCTCCTACTGATGTCGGAGTAGTTGGAGTGTTGGACCAGATGGTGTTGGAGAGGCGGCggaatagaatttttttttaaaaaaagagagaacaaaattataaaatttaaaaaaaataaaaaaaaattattaaattttaaaagtttaggTGGGTCGGGGGCCCGTGCTAGACCCTCCCTCCCGCTTGGAGATGGTGGCGGTGACGGTGGAGGAACTGCAGTCTGATAAAAGGGGCCTGACTCATACCTCAAGATACAAGTTGGTCTAAGACCCTGCATCCTAACCTTCCTTTGCAACATTTTGACAGCTCTTCTCTTCCGTAATTTAGACAAGCAGTGCAATTTTGCTCGTCCATGTCAGGAGTACACTGCACCGCTGCATATATCGTTTGCAAGTTACCAGCTGCATACTTGCGAAGTGGACCCCCAGCTGCAGCTATGTTGCTCAGATTATTCAATAGTTCAATTAATCCATCATTGAACCGCTCAGGGTTTGATGCATTCTTTGGATTGAAGGCACAAGTACGGGGCTCGTTTTCTAGTTGTCCAAAGATGTCTCGGTTGGCGTACCTCACCAAGCAAAACTGAGACCATGCGGTCGCCTCCTTGTACCAGGGGCAGCGCTGCATGAGCTCGGTCGCGGTACGGTTAAGGCAACTGTTGCATTCAACCTGGGTTCTGTCCCCCGTGCATAGTGCGATTGCGTTAACTTCGTCAGGGCTTTGACCTGCAGACAGATTGTAGAACCCGTAATTGAATTGTGTAGGAGAGGAAAGCTGGGAAACGATACGGTTCAGGTTGGCCTGGTAAGTGCTGTTTGCAGTGTAGTTGCCTTTGTCCTCAACGTATCGacacaaaaaataattatcataATCATCTGCAAAGGCGATAGCAGCAAGAGATACGATGACTGACCAATAAAACAGGAATAGTCCTGAACACCCCATCGCCAGCGCCTCTCCTTGCCCTCCACAAAATTTGGTGTAGAAAACTTTTTGAACATACTCCTTTCTATGGTATAAATTTTGGCCCGAAGCCTACGACCAACCAAATGCCAGTCACTATGGCCATAAATTGTGTTTAGTGGAAAGACTCAAGATATCCTTGATGGATGTGACagataaaattagaataatgAATCTTGTAATAATATTCTTGTAATGAAAGGAATCCAAATTGTTTATTCAATCATATCTATTacaaaaaaaacttatttatatattataaaaaattatatgtaaaagATTAAAGTTTTCAATTATTTGACAACGTTATCCGTActttggatttttttattaaaattttaacaacttTGATAACGTAATCAACAAGAAATCTTTTCATACTTTTggtgttcttttttttctcgaTGCTTTGTTGAGGACTAAcagaataatgaagaaagacTCTAGTTGCCCTTTTCCCACAGTTGCTTTAATCATTGGTTTTTTTTCCACACATACTTTAGAATTGAAATAGAAACCGAATGGGTTCTTGACTTGATCAAAGCAAGTCAACAGGTCAATCTTAGAGCTGTATGGCCCTCACAAGATGAGGTTCAGAATTTTCTCCTTCTAGATTTCGTGTCTGATTTgatgtcctttttttttaataattttgtattaactgtttaataaaattttaaatgataatatacAACTAAACatgtattataaaattatgaaaaaaattatcaaacggaatactaaaaaatattgctttaatgaaatctttatttttgaaacGAAACtgaataagttttaattttttttggtgtattttttccatttctaaTCAAAACAAATGACATgcatcttaattttttatgaaaataaattagagGTGAATTGCCTATAAAGGCGTgtgatttaaaattaaattaagaagaGCATAGTGCATATCCATTGGTAGGTAAAAACCCCAAAATTCAACAATTAGAAGTCTTTATATATGGGACCA
It includes:
- the LOC18597052 gene encoding cysteine-rich repeat secretory protein 38 — encoded protein: MFKKFSTPNFVEGKERRWRWGVQDYSCFIGQSPDEVNAIALCTGDRTQVECNSCLNRTATELMQRCPWYKEATAWSQFCLVRYANRDIFGQLENEPRTCAFNPKNASNPERFNDGLIELLNNLSNIAAAGGPLRKYAAGNLQTIYAAVQCTPDMDEQNCTACLNYGREELSKCCKGRLGCRVLDQLVS